From one Thalassobaculum sp. OXR-137 genomic stretch:
- a CDS encoding ABC transporter permease → MIRLAPVLAVLVMIGPVAAGLVGTLLPALGWLPVLGGHRVSLDTFRALLAEPGLETSVWLSLSVGLGSTLAAFCLAVGFTAAAHGTRLFRAARRLISPLLSVPHVTLALGLAFLIAPSGWAARLLSPWATGWQRPPDLLIVQDPNGLSLALGLVLKETPFLFLMLLAALGGLPTDRILSATRTLGYRPMTGWLKAVLPQAYPRLRLPIFAVLAFATSTVDMAILLGPSTPAPLAVRVVQWMGDPDLARRFVGSAGAVLQAGIAAAAILLWIAGERLIAWAGGAWIRRGGRGRGDTAVRAAAMAAMTALGMLAVLALAALAVWAVAGPWRFPAALPATLSAEGWLRDGDALWAAAGTTATVALAATAIALVLVVGCLERETRTGSRPGRAVDWLLYAPLIVPQVAFLFGVQVLLVVARLDGSWLAVVWSHLVFVLPYVFLSLAGAWRRFDTRYIAVARSLGRSATAVLISVTLPMLARPVATAAAVGAAVSVALYLPTLFAGAGRIETLTTEAVARSASGDRRVIAAYGLLQICLPLAGFALAGLAARRFSRPR, encoded by the coding sequence ATGATCCGTCTCGCCCCGGTGCTTGCCGTGCTGGTGATGATCGGGCCAGTCGCGGCCGGCCTGGTGGGGACGCTGCTGCCGGCGCTCGGGTGGCTGCCGGTGCTCGGCGGCCATAGGGTCTCCCTCGATACCTTCCGCGCCCTGCTGGCCGAACCCGGCCTGGAGACCAGCGTCTGGCTGTCGCTCTCCGTCGGGCTTGGATCGACGCTCGCGGCGTTCTGCCTCGCGGTCGGTTTCACCGCCGCGGCGCATGGAACGCGACTGTTTCGGGCGGCGCGACGGCTGATCTCGCCGCTGCTGTCGGTGCCGCACGTGACCCTGGCGCTCGGTCTCGCCTTCCTGATCGCGCCGAGCGGCTGGGCGGCGCGGCTGCTGTCGCCGTGGGCGACCGGGTGGCAGCGGCCGCCGGATCTGCTGATCGTCCAGGACCCGAACGGTCTGTCCCTGGCCCTCGGCCTGGTGCTGAAGGAGACGCCGTTCCTGTTCCTGATGCTGTTGGCCGCACTGGGCGGCCTGCCCACCGACCGGATCCTCTCCGCGACCCGCACCCTCGGCTACCGGCCGATGACCGGATGGCTCAAGGCGGTGTTGCCGCAGGCCTATCCCCGCCTGCGCCTGCCGATCTTCGCCGTGCTCGCGTTCGCGACCTCAACCGTGGACATGGCGATCCTGCTCGGACCCTCAACGCCGGCCCCGCTGGCGGTGCGGGTGGTCCAGTGGATGGGCGATCCGGATCTGGCACGCCGGTTCGTCGGCTCGGCGGGCGCCGTGCTGCAGGCCGGGATCGCCGCTGCCGCCATCCTGCTGTGGATCGCCGGCGAGCGGCTGATTGCCTGGGCTGGGGGCGCCTGGATCCGGCGCGGCGGCCGGGGCCGGGGCGACACGGCGGTGCGGGCGGCGGCGATGGCCGCGATGACCGCTCTGGGGATGCTGGCAGTCCTGGCTCTGGCCGCGCTGGCGGTCTGGGCGGTGGCCGGGCCGTGGCGCTTTCCCGCCGCGTTGCCGGCGACCCTGTCGGCCGAGGGCTGGCTGCGGGATGGCGATGCGCTGTGGGCGGCGGCCGGAACGACGGCGACGGTCGCCCTGGCGGCGACGGCGATCGCCCTGGTGCTGGTCGTCGGATGCCTGGAGCGGGAGACGCGCACCGGAAGCCGTCCGGGCCGGGCGGTGGACTGGCTGCTCTACGCGCCGCTGATCGTGCCGCAGGTGGCGTTCCTGTTCGGCGTGCAGGTCCTGCTCGTGGTCGCCCGCCTGGACGGAAGCTGGCTCGCCGTCGTGTGGAGCCACCTGGTCTTCGTCCTGCCCTACGTTTTCCTGTCCCTGGCCGGGGCGTGGCGCCGGTTCGACACCCGCTACATCGCCGTCGCTCGCAGCCTCGGCCGCAGCGCGACCGCCGTGCTGATCTCGGTCACCTTGCCGATGCTGGCGCGGCCGGTGGCCACCGCGGCGGCGGTCGGCGCGGCGGTGTCGGTGGCGCTCTATCTGCCCACCCTGTTCGCCGGAGCAGGGCGAATCGAGACGCTGACAACGGAAGCGGTGGCCCGGTCGGCCTCGGGAGACCGGCGCGTGATCGCCGCCTACGGTCTTCTCCAGATCTGCTTGCCGCTGGCCGGATTCGCCTTGGCCGGCCTTGCGGCCCGTCGCTTTTCTCGACCGCGTTAA
- a CDS encoding DJ-1/PfpI family protein — translation MADKPLAGRTIAIMLANGFDEIEFTEPQKKLIEAGATTKVVSRANGLVNGWYEGSWGHFFPVDVDLAETLAVDYDGLVIPGGMRAVDKMADDPHSQRVLKAFMRASMPVAVVGDAGKLLAQTDTAKGRTVTSSEDVRAELEAAGASWEATPFVVEGALVTANGVEGVRDAMDAFVAVVAAYEGEDAKAA, via the coding sequence ATGGCAGATAAGCCGCTCGCCGGACGTACCATTGCAATTATGCTCGCCAACGGATTTGACGAGATCGAGTTCACCGAGCCCCAGAAGAAGCTGATCGAGGCCGGCGCGACCACCAAGGTGGTGTCGCGCGCCAACGGTCTGGTCAACGGCTGGTACGAGGGCTCCTGGGGCCACTTCTTCCCCGTCGACGTCGATCTGGCCGAAACGCTGGCAGTCGACTATGACGGCCTGGTTATTCCGGGTGGCATGCGCGCCGTCGACAAGATGGCCGATGATCCCCACAGCCAGCGCGTCCTGAAGGCGTTCATGCGCGCTTCCATGCCGGTCGCCGTCGTCGGCGACGCGGGCAAGCTGCTGGCGCAGACCGACACCGCCAAGGGCCGCACCGTGACCTCCTCCGAGGACGTCCGGGCCGAGCTCGAGGCCGCCGGCGCGAGTTGGGAAGCCACCCCGTTCGTGGTCGAAGGCGCCCTGGTCACCGCCAATGGCGTTGAGGGCGTGCGCGACGCGATGGACGCGTTCGTCGCCGTCGTCGCCGCTTACGAAGGCGAAGACGCCAAGGCCGCCTGA
- a CDS encoding DUF1289 domain-containing protein gives MTSESPRPVATIPSPCVGVCSIDRETRFCLGCHRSMEEIAHWSRYDDARRLEVIEALRQRQTEAGENRRRMTKRRRLAGSTE, from the coding sequence ATGACCAGTGAATCGCCCCGCCCTGTCGCCACCATCCCGAGTCCCTGCGTCGGCGTCTGCTCGATCGACCGCGAGACCCGGTTCTGCCTGGGATGCCATCGCTCGATGGAAGAGATCGCCCACTGGTCGCGCTACGACGATGCGCGCCGTCTCGAGGTGATCGAGGCGCTGCGGCAGCGTCAGACAGAGGCCGGCGAGAACCGCCGCCGCATGACCAAGCGCCGCCGTCTGGCGGGCTCCACGGAATAG
- the bmt gene encoding betaine--homocysteine S-methyltransferase, which produces MSNALLELLAERGHLIADGAMGTNLFALGLETGDSPELWNVQEPAKVATVHRDFLVAGSDIVLTNSFGGTAHRLKLHGAQDRVKELNAAAARICRTEVDRWKQETGKTCLVAGSMGPTGELFEPLGALTPETGEAAFAAQAEGLAEGGADILWIETMSAAEEMAAAVAGAARVGLPIVATMTFDTNARTMMGLTPADFAALAKTLATPPSAIGANCGVGPAELAQTVLALTEADPLAVVVAKGNCGIPQFVDGAIVYDGTPEAMALYARIVRDAGARIVGGCCGSKPDHVRAIAEALKGYTPGDRPTLERITEELGAPWSKGGRLSAHAPEGIEDDGARRRGRRRRAS; this is translated from the coding sequence GTGTCGAATGCGTTGCTGGAGCTGCTGGCCGAGCGTGGCCATCTGATCGCCGACGGGGCCATGGGCACCAACCTGTTCGCCCTGGGTCTGGAGACCGGCGACTCGCCGGAGCTCTGGAACGTGCAGGAACCGGCCAAGGTCGCCACCGTGCACCGGGATTTCCTTGTGGCCGGATCGGACATCGTGCTGACCAACAGTTTCGGCGGCACCGCCCACCGGCTGAAGCTGCACGGCGCCCAGGACCGGGTGAAGGAACTCAACGCCGCGGCCGCCCGGATCTGCCGCACCGAAGTGGACCGCTGGAAACAGGAGACCGGCAAGACCTGTCTCGTGGCCGGGTCCATGGGGCCGACCGGCGAGCTGTTCGAGCCGCTCGGCGCACTGACGCCGGAGACGGGCGAGGCGGCCTTCGCCGCCCAGGCGGAAGGGCTGGCCGAGGGCGGGGCCGACATCCTGTGGATCGAGACCATGTCGGCGGCCGAGGAGATGGCCGCCGCCGTGGCCGGTGCCGCGCGGGTCGGCCTGCCGATCGTCGCCACCATGACCTTCGACACCAATGCCCGCACCATGATGGGGCTGACGCCGGCGGATTTCGCTGCCCTGGCGAAGACCCTGGCCACGCCGCCCAGTGCCATCGGCGCCAATTGCGGCGTCGGCCCGGCAGAATTGGCGCAGACCGTGCTCGCCCTGACCGAGGCCGATCCGCTGGCGGTGGTCGTGGCCAAGGGCAATTGCGGCATTCCGCAATTTGTCGATGGCGCCATCGTCTATGACGGCACGCCGGAGGCGATGGCCCTCTATGCCCGGATCGTCCGTGATGCCGGGGCGCGGATCGTCGGCGGCTGCTGCGGCTCCAAGCCGGACCATGTCCGGGCCATCGCCGAGGCGCTGAAGGGCTACACGCCGGGCGACCGGCCGACGTTGGAGCGGATCACCGAGGAATTGGGCGCGCCCTGGTCCAAGGGCGGCCGGCTGTCGGCCCATGCGCCGGAGGGCATCGAGGACGACGGCGCCCGCCGTCGCGGACGCCGCCGGCGGGCCAGCTGA
- a CDS encoding RidA family protein, whose translation MSAPIFHMLAGAPAPVAPYSHAVEVDGWVLVTGQLATDPDDDSAPLPEGVEAQTIKTMENLKRVLAGLGLGFEHVVQARVFITEFERDYAAMNAVYATYFAEDRRPARTCIGVTGLARGALVEIDFVVKRPD comes from the coding sequence GTGAGCGCACCGATCTTTCACATGCTGGCGGGCGCTCCGGCTCCCGTCGCCCCCTATAGTCATGCGGTGGAGGTGGACGGCTGGGTGCTGGTCACCGGCCAGCTCGCCACCGACCCGGACGACGATTCCGCGCCGCTGCCCGAGGGCGTCGAGGCGCAGACGATCAAGACCATGGAGAACCTGAAGCGGGTGCTCGCCGGGCTCGGCCTCGGCTTCGAGCATGTGGTGCAGGCCCGGGTGTTCATCACCGAGTTCGAGCGCGACTACGCCGCCATGAACGCGGTCTATGCCACGTATTTCGCCGAGGACCGCCGCCCGGCCCGCACCTGTATCGGGGTGACGGGCCTGGCGCGCGGCGCGCTGGTGGAGATCGACTTCGTGGTCAAGCGGCCGGACTGA
- a CDS encoding DUF2927 domain-containing protein: MKVAVLVLLAVLLGACQTTAVRDDRFVRFFDELTFGSGADGAADKQRTARRWEGPLEWTAEGSETFTRIAASRMDRIAGIAGRDSVQVRENGVIRFRQDPIGTAYPVQENLTSCFVRLSYAGDEIIRASIWIAEDTEERIIRCIDHEMMHALGFRFHSAAIASVMSPFHEQMTLSRWDIMALRALMSDRLQAGTPRNEALAEVERMFPALQAYADREASRTATN, translated from the coding sequence GTGAAGGTCGCCGTCCTCGTCCTGCTCGCGGTCCTGCTCGGTGCCTGTCAGACGACCGCGGTGAGAGACGACCGCTTCGTGCGGTTCTTCGACGAGCTGACCTTCGGCAGCGGCGCGGACGGCGCGGCGGACAAACAGCGCACCGCCCGCCGCTGGGAAGGCCCGCTCGAATGGACGGCGGAGGGATCCGAGACGTTCACCCGGATCGCGGCGTCGCGCATGGACCGGATCGCCGGCATCGCCGGCCGCGACTCGGTTCAGGTGCGGGAGAACGGAGTGATCCGCTTCCGCCAGGACCCGATCGGTACCGCCTATCCGGTCCAGGAGAACCTGACCTCGTGTTTCGTGCGGCTGTCCTATGCCGGCGACGAGATCATCCGCGCCAGCATCTGGATCGCCGAGGACACCGAGGAGCGCATCATCCGCTGCATCGACCATGAGATGATGCACGCGCTCGGCTTCCGTTTCCATTCCGCCGCCATCGCCTCGGTGATGAGCCCATTCCACGAACAGATGACCCTGAGCCGGTGGGATATCATGGCGCTGCGGGCGCTGATGTCGGACCGGCTTCAGGCGGGAACGCCGCGGAACGAAGCCCTGGCAGAGGTCGAACGCATGTTTCCCGCCCTCCAAGCCTATGCGGATCGCGAGGCGTCACGTACGGCAACCAACTGA
- a CDS encoding LysE family translocator, whose product MPIDLWLAFVTASVAILLLPGPTTMLIVGYALGDGRRAAFGAVGGVLAGDLAALAISAVGLGAILASSAVVFTVMKFAGAAYLIWLGVKMWRAPVDPHAVDAAQAGAVADRSKGRRRALHGFVVTALNPKLIAFFIAFLPQFMTPHAPVLPQLLVLAPTFLGVSVITNSLYVLAASAARTRLRSPAALRTVNRVGAGCLIGAGVLTAALRRT is encoded by the coding sequence ATGCCCATCGATCTGTGGCTAGCCTTCGTCACCGCCTCTGTGGCCATTCTTCTGCTGCCTGGACCGACCACCATGCTTATCGTCGGCTATGCCCTTGGCGACGGCCGGCGGGCGGCCTTCGGTGCCGTCGGCGGCGTGTTGGCGGGCGACCTCGCAGCCCTCGCCATCTCCGCCGTTGGACTGGGCGCGATCCTGGCAAGTTCCGCCGTCGTGTTCACGGTGATGAAGTTCGCCGGGGCCGCCTACCTGATCTGGCTCGGCGTGAAGATGTGGCGCGCGCCCGTCGACCCCCATGCGGTCGACGCGGCCCAGGCGGGCGCCGTCGCGGACCGGTCGAAGGGCCGTCGCCGGGCGCTACACGGCTTCGTGGTCACGGCGCTGAACCCGAAGCTGATCGCCTTCTTCATTGCCTTCCTGCCGCAGTTCATGACGCCGCACGCCCCGGTGCTGCCGCAGCTCCTGGTGCTCGCTCCCACCTTCCTGGGCGTGTCGGTGATCACCAACAGCCTCTATGTCCTGGCCGCGAGCGCCGCCCGCACCCGGCTGCGCTCTCCCGCGGCGCTGCGCACGGTCAACCGGGTCGGGGCCGGCTGCCTGATCGGCGCCGGCGTTCTCACGGCCGCCCTGAGGCGGACGTGA
- the speD gene encoding adenosylmethionine decarboxylase encodes MELTAKLGMDSATQPSEFQDESARRHSDDNVIRLPSTGFSSSDERFDHFVKRDGLTFAGTHLIIDLWGASRLDDIEHIETALKKCVTEAGATLLHIHLHHFSPNGGVSGVAVLAESHISVHTWPECDYAAFDVFMCGDAQPHKAIDVLKEAFEPERVNVGDHRRGMVV; translated from the coding sequence ATGGAACTCACCGCCAAATTGGGGATGGACTCGGCCACTCAGCCGAGCGAATTCCAGGACGAATCCGCCCGTCGTCATAGCGACGACAATGTTATCCGGCTCCCCTCCACGGGTTTCAGTAGTTCGGACGAACGCTTCGACCACTTCGTCAAGCGCGACGGTCTGACCTTCGCCGGCACGCATCTGATCATCGATCTCTGGGGCGCCTCCCGGCTCGACGACATCGAGCATATCGAGACGGCGCTGAAGAAGTGCGTGACCGAAGCCGGTGCGACCTTGCTGCACATCCACCTGCACCACTTCTCGCCGAATGGCGGCGTGTCGGGCGTGGCCGTGCTGGCCGAGTCCCACATCTCCGTCCACACCTGGCCGGAATGCGACTACGCGGCGTTCGACGTGTTCATGTGCGGCGACGCGCAGCCGCACAAGGCGATCGACGTGCTGAAGGAGGCCTTCGAGCCCGAGCGCGTCAATGTCGGCGATCACCGGCGGGGCATGGTGGTATGA
- the speE gene encoding polyamine aminopropyltransferase, with protein MTEWFTETLHPWLAQRLRMDRVLYREKTEHQDLIIFENEKFGRVLTLDGVVQTTEGDEFVYHEMLTHVPLTAHGNAKRVLIIGGGDGGMAREVLKHPEVEYVTMVEIDRAVVDMSVEHLPSLSAGAFDDPRFELVITDGAAYVAETGDRFDVIIVDSTDPIGPGEVLFTAEFYANCKRCLTEGGIVVTQNGVPALQGSEVTNSWNRLGKSFADVWFFVAPVPTYQGGFMAFGWATDDKAKRKTELSVLEERFAKADITTRYYTPAVHQGSFGLPRFILDLLT; from the coding sequence ATGACGGAATGGTTCACGGAGACGCTGCACCCCTGGCTGGCGCAGCGCCTCCGCATGGATCGCGTGCTCTATCGCGAGAAGACCGAGCACCAGGATCTGATCATCTTCGAGAACGAGAAGTTCGGTCGGGTGCTCACTCTCGACGGCGTGGTTCAGACCACAGAGGGCGATGAGTTCGTCTATCACGAGATGCTGACCCATGTGCCGCTGACGGCCCATGGCAATGCCAAGCGCGTGCTGATCATCGGCGGCGGCGACGGCGGCATGGCCCGCGAGGTGCTCAAGCACCCCGAGGTCGAGTACGTCACCATGGTCGAGATCGACCGTGCCGTCGTGGACATGAGCGTCGAGCACCTGCCGTCGCTCAGCGCCGGCGCGTTCGACGACCCGCGCTTCGAGCTGGTCATCACCGACGGGGCCGCCTATGTGGCCGAAACCGGCGACCGGTTCGACGTGATCATCGTCGACAGCACCGACCCGATCGGTCCGGGCGAGGTTCTGTTCACCGCCGAGTTCTACGCCAACTGCAAGCGCTGCCTGACCGAGGGCGGCATCGTGGTGACGCAGAACGGTGTGCCGGCCCTGCAGGGCTCCGAGGTGACTAATTCCTGGAACCGTCTCGGCAAGAGCTTCGCCGATGTCTGGTTCTTCGTGGCGCCGGTCCCGACCTACCAGGGCGGCTTCATGGCCTTCGGCTGGGCGACGGACGACAAGGCCAAGCGCAAGACCGAGCTGTCGGTCCTGGAAGAGCGTTTCGCCAAGGCGGACATCACCACCCGCTACTACACCCCGGCGGTGCACCAGGGCAGCTTCGGCCTGCCGCGCTTCATCCTGGACCTGCTGACGTAA
- a CDS encoding succinylglutamate desuccinylase/aspartoacylase family protein produces MTRIVSRFPLPPMSLGTERYLTVHTYGDPDATPKAYIQAAVHAGELAGSLALHHLIRRLDAAEHEILGHIMLVPIANPIGLSQVTRGNVSGRFAEADGANFNRGYPAIAGEVANAVRGRLSGDAAANVALVREVIADILADRASMAETEIDYLRITLMRLGCDADLALDLHCEEEGLVHLYLDTMHWPQASDLPRLLGSEVTLLTNPTGAMSYDEALTTPWRQLDEELSAAGMRAGCLCSTVELRGAGDVGDALAEEDADRLYRTLQRYGIIDGGAELDIDTASPVRTVPVEGMERVQAPTPGIISFRVPLGAEVTEGQPIADLIDPTADDPAEGRTELFAESDGIVYARRIQRFAPTGATVAKIASNRPVTVTSSHLTD; encoded by the coding sequence ATGACCCGCATCGTTTCGCGTTTCCCGCTGCCCCCGATGAGCCTCGGCACCGAGCGCTATCTCACCGTCCACACCTACGGCGACCCCGACGCTACGCCGAAGGCGTATATCCAGGCGGCCGTGCACGCGGGCGAGCTTGCCGGGTCGCTGGCGCTGCACCACCTGATCCGCCGGCTCGACGCGGCCGAGCACGAGATCCTCGGCCATATCATGCTGGTCCCGATCGCCAATCCGATCGGCCTGTCCCAGGTGACGCGCGGCAACGTGTCCGGCCGCTTCGCCGAGGCCGACGGCGCCAACTTCAACCGCGGCTATCCGGCCATCGCGGGCGAGGTCGCCAACGCCGTGCGCGGCCGGCTCAGCGGCGATGCCGCCGCCAATGTGGCGCTGGTGCGCGAGGTCATCGCAGACATCCTGGCCGACCGAGCCAGCATGGCGGAAACCGAGATCGACTATCTGCGCATCACCCTGATGCGCCTGGGCTGCGACGCCGACCTCGCCCTAGACCTGCACTGCGAGGAGGAAGGGCTGGTCCACCTCTACCTCGACACCATGCACTGGCCGCAGGCGAGCGACCTGCCGCGCCTGCTGGGCAGCGAGGTCACCCTGCTGACCAACCCGACCGGGGCGATGTCCTACGACGAGGCCTTGACCACCCCGTGGCGGCAACTCGACGAGGAGCTGAGCGCCGCCGGGATGCGCGCGGGCTGCCTGTGCTCGACGGTAGAGCTGCGCGGCGCCGGCGATGTGGGCGATGCGCTCGCCGAGGAGGATGCCGACCGGCTGTACCGGACGCTGCAGCGCTACGGGATCATCGACGGTGGGGCGGAGCTGGACATCGATACCGCCTCCCCCGTCCGCACCGTTCCGGTGGAGGGCATGGAGCGGGTGCAGGCGCCGACCCCGGGCATCATCAGCTTCCGGGTGCCGCTGGGAGCCGAGGTGACGGAAGGGCAGCCGATCGCCGACCTGATCGACCCCACCGCCGACGACCCGGCCGAGGGCCGCACCGAGCTGTTCGCCGAGAGCGACGGCATCGTCTATGCCCGCCGCATCCAGCGCTTCGCCCCGACCGGCGCCACGGTGGCCAAGATCGCCAGCAACCGGCCCGTCACGGTGACGTCGAGCCATCTGACGGACTAG
- a CDS encoding glycosyltransferase, which produces MPAAPPVASILIVAYQSGPDLARCLEALDRQTRRDFEAILVDNASTDGSVEAIPHYDWLTVVRSPDNLGFAAGNNLAARSARGRYLVTLNPDAFAEPGWLAALIAAAERHPGAASIASVQLLDADPDRLDGMGDPYAPWGAAWRGGKGGLAVPVVESEVFGPCAAAALYRREAFEAVGGFCERFFCYYEDVDLALRLRRAGWRSVITPWAIVRHVGSGSTASDFVLRHATRNRVWTYMRGMPALAGLAFAPVMAGLALAGVLAGVLRGGAGARARALLEALRAVPVTLRERAAIAQTAEAGALAAMTWSPLRFLRRGIDARPLADLPARLSGGVAEDPRVLAVIVSYEPDDRLDGVLDAALAQCAQVVLVDNGSAPEVRARLRGRADRSDALTLVENEANVGLAAAQNQGLEIARSAGTDWILLLDDDSVPAPDMVARLLGGWTELADRGRVGLLSPRLSDAEGTLKPYLLSSGTGWDLRRARMAPGAVVRDGVFAIASGSLIRRDVLEVVGPMAGPFFIDYVDIEFSLRLRRAGFEIVGIGDAVLTHRLGEFHETEVLGRKVALNTHSAWRRRLIHRNRVRVWRRFAAQVPAWVAWDATAALYDVWKAAVYETDKGAKLRAIFGGFIAGWRD; this is translated from the coding sequence GTGCCCGCAGCCCCTCCCGTTGCCTCCATCCTCATCGTCGCCTACCAGTCCGGCCCCGACCTCGCTCGCTGCCTGGAGGCGCTGGACCGTCAGACCCGGCGCGACTTCGAGGCGATCCTGGTCGACAACGCCTCCACGGACGGGTCGGTGGAGGCGATCCCGCACTACGACTGGCTGACCGTGGTCCGCTCCCCGGACAATCTCGGTTTCGCCGCCGGCAACAACCTTGCCGCCCGCTCGGCCCGCGGGCGGTATCTGGTCACCCTCAACCCGGATGCCTTCGCGGAACCCGGCTGGCTTGCCGCCCTGATCGCCGCCGCCGAGCGCCACCCCGGGGCCGCCAGCATTGCCTCGGTGCAACTGCTCGATGCCGATCCGGACCGGCTGGACGGGATGGGGGATCCCTATGCCCCCTGGGGGGCGGCCTGGCGCGGCGGGAAGGGCGGCCTGGCGGTCCCGGTCGTCGAGAGCGAGGTCTTCGGCCCCTGCGCCGCCGCGGCGCTGTACCGGCGCGAAGCGTTCGAGGCTGTCGGCGGCTTCTGCGAACGGTTCTTCTGCTACTACGAGGACGTGGACCTGGCGCTGCGGCTGCGGCGGGCCGGCTGGCGTTCGGTGATCACCCCCTGGGCTATCGTGCGCCATGTGGGATCGGGCTCCACCGCCTCGGATTTCGTGCTGCGCCACGCCACCCGGAACCGGGTCTGGACCTACATGCGGGGGATGCCGGCGCTGGCCGGGCTGGCCTTCGCGCCGGTGATGGCGGGGCTGGCGCTCGCCGGCGTGCTGGCGGGCGTCCTGCGCGGCGGTGCCGGTGCGCGGGCGAGGGCGCTGCTGGAGGCGCTGCGGGCGGTCCCGGTGACCCTGCGGGAGCGCGCGGCGATCGCGCAGACGGCAGAAGCGGGCGCGCTTGCGGCGATGACCTGGTCGCCGCTGCGGTTCCTGCGGCGGGGGATCGACGCCCGGCCGCTGGCCGATCTGCCGGCTCGGCTCTCGGGCGGCGTTGCGGAGGACCCGCGCGTTTTGGCGGTGATCGTCAGCTACGAGCCCGATGACCGGCTCGACGGCGTGCTGGACGCGGCGCTGGCCCAATGCGCCCAGGTGGTGCTCGTGGACAACGGCAGCGCGCCCGAGGTTCGCGCCCGGTTGCGCGGCCGGGCCGATCGCTCGGATGCGCTGACGCTGGTGGAGAACGAGGCGAATGTCGGGCTGGCGGCGGCCCAGAATCAGGGGCTGGAGATCGCCCGCTCAGCCGGGACCGACTGGATCCTGCTGCTGGACGACGACAGCGTGCCGGCGCCCGACATGGTGGCGCGGCTGCTGGGCGGCTGGACGGAGCTGGCGGATCGCGGGCGCGTCGGCCTGCTGTCGCCGCGGCTCAGCGATGCGGAGGGCACGCTGAAGCCCTATCTGCTCTCCAGCGGCACTGGGTGGGATCTTCGGCGGGCGCGGATGGCGCCAGGGGCTGTGGTCCGCGACGGCGTCTTTGCCATCGCCTCGGGCAGCCTGATCCGGCGCGACGTGCTGGAGGTGGTCGGGCCGATGGCCGGGCCGTTCTTCATCGACTATGTGGATATCGAGTTCAGCCTGCGCCTGCGCCGGGCCGGGTTCGAGATTGTCGGCATAGGCGACGCGGTGCTGACCCATCGCCTGGGCGAGTTCCACGAGACCGAGGTGCTGGGCCGCAAGGTGGCGTTGAACACCCACTCCGCCTGGCGCCGCCGGCTCATCCACCGCAACCGTGTGCGGGTCTGGCGGCGCTTCGCCGCCCAGGTACCGGCCTGGGTCGCCTGGGACGCCACCGCCGCGCTATACGATGTCTGGAAGGCTGCGGTCTACGAGACCGACAAGGGCGCAAAACTCCGCGCCATTTTCGGCGGTTTCATCGCGGGATGGCGCGACTGA
- a CDS encoding glycosyltransferase family 2 protein: MPDPPREPVRAHACTVVVVSYRTGAVLLDSVSAALEQDGVRSVVLVDNGNSADTRAAIDALAAEDKRLIVVRGQGNVGFSKGCNLGVRYAKTAYILLLNPDCVLRPGVVGRVFSVFDDAPNATMATVRIENPDGSEQRGGRRNLMTPWTCLVELFRLDKLMPDHPHFQRLNLNETEPLDKVTPVQCISGAFMMMPTDSYNALGGMDEEYFLHVEDVDLCMRVIKSGGEILYVPDVAVMHVKGTSRVSPFTVEWHKSISATKYFRKHFRPQYPDLILRIIGAAIFARLAVRAVPITLAWIGARLTGGGK; the protein is encoded by the coding sequence ATGCCGGACCCTCCTCGCGAGCCGGTGCGTGCCCATGCCTGTACCGTGGTCGTCGTGTCGTACCGGACCGGTGCCGTCCTGCTAGACAGTGTTTCCGCCGCCCTTGAACAAGACGGGGTGCGATCCGTCGTTCTGGTGGACAACGGCAATTCGGCCGATACCCGTGCCGCGATCGATGCGCTTGCCGCCGAAGACAAACGGCTGATCGTCGTGCGCGGCCAGGGGAATGTCGGCTTCTCCAAGGGCTGCAATCTCGGCGTCCGCTATGCCAAGACCGCCTATATCCTGCTGCTCAATCCGGACTGCGTGCTGCGACCCGGCGTCGTCGGCCGGGTCTTCTCAGTGTTCGACGACGCGCCGAACGCCACCATGGCGACCGTGCGGATCGAGAACCCGGACGGCAGCGAGCAGCGCGGCGGCCGGCGCAACCTGATGACGCCCTGGACCTGTCTGGTGGAACTGTTCCGCCTGGACAAGCTGATGCCGGACCATCCGCATTTCCAGCGTCTGAACCTGAACGAGACCGAGCCGCTGGACAAGGTGACCCCGGTCCAGTGCATCTCCGGCGCGTTCATGATGATGCCGACCGACAGCTACAACGCGCTCGGCGGCATGGACGAGGAGTATTTCCTCCATGTCGAGGACGTCGATCTCTGCATGCGGGTGATCAAGTCGGGCGGCGAGATCCTCTACGTCCCCGATGTCGCCGTCATGCATGTGAAGGGCACCAGCCGGGTCTCGCCCTTCACCGTCGAATGGCACAAGTCGATCAGCGCCACAAAATATTTCCGCAAGCACTTCCGGCCCCAGTATCCGGACCTGATCCTGCGCATCATCGGGGCGGCGATCTTCGCCCGGCTGGCCGTACGGGCGGTGCCGATCACGCTGGCCTGGATCGGCGCTCGGCTGACCGGCGGCGGCAAATAG